The sequence GAACTGCTCTCTGGTGGAGGGTCAACCAGGTGAGATGAACCTTTACTCGTGCCCTTGCGCTCCCGGTGTGCAGTGCGGGCCACCTCAAGCTCACGGGACAACCCTGTTTCAATGCCAAAGATGGGACTGACGATCAACTGGTCGATCCGGAGCAGGCGGGGGTCTCCCTCGAATGGAAATAGACTTGGCGCCTGACTCGGGGATTTGCGGCGCATCACGATCAGTTCGCCTGGCCCCGCCTGCTGGGCCGTGAGCGGAGAGTGGGTGGTGCACACGATCTGAAAGTTGGGCAGTTGGTCGGTGACAAAGTCGATGAGCTGCCGCTGCCAGATGGGGTGCAGGTGCAGGTCAATCTCATCAATCAAGAGGAGCCCTCGAGCTTTAAGCGGCTCTTTGCGCTCAGGGAATGCCTCAGTGATCTGGCGAAGGAGGTCACCACACCAGGCGACGACGTTCTGATAGCCGTCACTCAGGCGCTCCAGGGGCACCTCACCGTCAGCGGTGCTGAACAGCACGGCGCCCGTCTTGCGGTTAATGCCTTTGAATGTGGTGCCAGGCGGCAACATCCGGTTGAGGGTGGCGCGGACGGTGGTCAGTCCCTTGCCCTGATAGTCGAGTTGTTTAACCCAGGCGCCGAGGGGATAGAGGGTCGCGTCATTGGAGAAGAGGGTCGCAACGGCCTCGGTGCGCCTAGACAAAGACCCTGGGCTATCAGACAAGAGGCCGAAGCTTGAACTCCCGGGAGTGGTGGTCAGGCGGCGCGAGGCTCCATAGCCCACCACGAAGTAATTGCGCTCCGCATGTCCCAGGGCGGCGTCGAGCAGGGCGATGGACTCCTGGTTTCGACTGAGCAGGCTGGCGAGCGTGTCACCACGTTGGATGTTCAGGGCGATGTCACGGGTCTGTCCGTCGGCGGTGGCAAGCCGCGCTTCAA is a genomic window of Deinococcus sp. QL22 containing:
- a CDS encoding AAA family ATPase, coding for MFLRWIRIQNLRSLEQLELSFESGGKPRKWTMLLAENGTGKTTLLRAIALVTAGSDALAGLLGDIDSWIRNGTEHATIEARLATADGQTRDIALNIQRGDTLASLLSRNQESIALLDAALGHAERNYFVVGYGASRRLTTTPGSSSFGLLSDSPGSLSRRTEAVATLFSNDATLYPLGAWVKQLDYQGKGLTTVRATLNRMLPPGTTFKGINRKTGAVLFSTADGEVPLERLSDGYQNVVAWCGDLLRQITEAFPERKEPLKARGLLLIDEIDLHLHPIWQRQLIDFVTDQLPNFQIVCTTHSPLTAQQAGPGELIVMRRKSPSQAPSLFPFEGDPRLLRIDQLIVSPIFGIETGLSRELEVARTAHRERKGTSKGSSHLVDPPPESSSLTPSIEDSPLERKRLELLEKIQDALLNEAQSVSESA